The genomic window ATTTTGCGCCAGTTTGATTTCTCTCCCAACTCTAGctcgattaaattaaaagaaatatttttaaatataaaataatatataaatataatgaatcataataaaatattataattatatataaaaattaataaaatatatattaaaaaatattattgagcCCACCTAGtacggttttttttttgggctcgGGCCTGGGTACCCACCGGTGGCCTGACCGGGTGCCGAAGCTTATATTTGGAGTGAAATTCGAGACCTGGATAGGATATCTCTTTTGGCTTCAAGTTGAATTGCATCATGTTTTGAGCTATATTTGTTTCTGTACATTTGCTTAATGCTATTTTGCTTGAGGCAATCTGATAAAATTTGTGCAAGAATCCTCTAACAGTTTTGATggggaaacatttttttgtgtgaacCATGAAAAGGGGAGTGTGGGACGTGATTCCTGACTTTGGTCACACCCAATCAACCAAGTGACGTTTCTGGGTGCTTTGATTTAGGTGTGGATATCAGGCCAAGTACCGAACGAGTACTTTGTACAATTCAGGACTGGGATATTCAATTGtagtaaaaatatgttttttagtTCTAAACGGACTGGGCAGGACCTAAGCCCGGGTTACAATAAGTCAGACAGGGCCTAAGCTGTGATCTACCAGACCAGACCGGAGCTTTTAATTTGGTTATGTGTCCTCGACCAAAGAATCTCCTTCAACTACTCCATAACTGGACATGTTTGCTGTCTGCAGGATGTGTATGTTGGAGGCTTTCACACGGCATCAATTCCGTTGCAGTTTGGCTTGATGGAGCTTGTACGTCACCCTTCAGTGTTATTAAAAGCCCAAGAAGAGATGGATTCTGTTGTTGGCAAGAAGAGGCTGGTGGAAGAAAGAGACTTGGCCAACCTTCCTTACCTTGAGGCCATTGTGAAGGAGACACTGAGGCTGCACCCGCCAGTGCCAATGGTGCCCAGAGCAAGCACTGAGGATTGCAGAGTTGGGGAATATGACATCCCAGCCAACACTTGGGTCTTTGTAAATGTGTGGGCGATGGGGAAGGACCCTTGCCTTTGGGACAGCCCGTCCGAATTTCGACCGGAGAGATTCCTTGGCAGTCCTGTAAACGTCAAGGGAGAGTACTTTGAGTTGCTCCCTTTTGGTAGCGGCCTGAGAATGTGCCCGGGCTCTGCCCATGCTCTGCTTGTGTTTCGCACTGTGCTCGCATGCTTGATACAATGCTTCGACTGGGAGGTTGATGGTGGCCCTAAAAGACTGGACGTGGAGGAAAGATCCGCTGGCATGACAGTTTCGATGGCGAACAAGTTGATTTGCCGTCCCATCCCTCGTTTTGATGCCCTAATCGTTGAatataaatcagcaaatgaGTCTCTAAACTACAGGTAGACGCTGTTGACAGATTGATGCTTAGTCTTCACATTTCAACCAAGGACGAAGATCTACCACGATCGAATAGAGTACTGCTCAACTAACACTCTATTGTGCTGGTTCTTATAATTATCTGTTTGCATGTTTGCTTCAGGATGATTGTTTCAAATCCAGCAAACGGTTTATGTGTTACAATCTGTTCCGCGATGTATCGTTTAGAATGTGCTTATGATATAAGTTGCCTCCATTTGTTTACGTATAATAATGGCATGTGCCGCTTGTTTGGGTGGTTACAACCATTTGACTACTTACAATAATTACATGTGACGTTGATTGGGGGAAACCGGTTATGTGTGCGCTTGCACACTTTTGTGCATGGCTAGCGTCTGTAATAATGTAAATATCtccattaaaatgaaaaacgacacctttaaaaagacaaaaagaaaacggtaaaaatattaaaaaactaaaatgtacatagttttttttttcctgcataTTTGGCAACTTAATGTCACACACGCCTCTCTACACGAACACATTGAACTGCCACTTAGTTATATGGGCTATAAATTTTGTAAGTTAATagggttaatgactaaaatacattttgtttatattaaaaaaaaaacttttacacATACCTTTCTACACGAACACATTGTTATATGGGCTATATTTGTTCACCAAATTTTGTGCGTTAATAAGGTTGATgactaaaatacaaaaaaacttttttttacaagacaaattaaaaatctaaaaaagtaaaaaaaaaaaaaaaaacctacgagggacattttttttaaatcaccAAAATATCACACCGCCCTTTTAAGTCGTATGTAGTTTTTCATTAACCGGGAACCAACAAATGGttcaaatgaatgaatgcaCGGTAGCATGAATAGCGATGAAGTGCGTGCTGCTATTTAAGACACGCTAAAATTAGTCGATAGTTAACGCAATCTACAAAATGCCTATATAAAActgaccatctctctctctctctctctgtctccctcatATGGCTGAATATAGAGACAAAGCCCTCCGTGTTCCACTCAAACCATCGCGCGCCCGAGggtctctcgctctctctcactttctctagGCGATGGAAGGTTGAAGCCATCCACAACACAATAAGGGGGGAGGCCTTAGAGAAGTACATTGAAAAGGCTAAAGCAGTTAGTACCTTACCTACTTAGAGCACAATTGAAGCTGAGGATGAAGCAAAGTCCTTCTACAAATAAAGAGAAGGGAGACATGCATAAGATTTTATATGCTTCAGCTATTGGTATTTAATGTATGCTATGGTGTGTATAAGGTCAGATATTGCTCATGCAATTGGGGTTGTCAATAGGTTACTCTCAAATCCTCTAAAGAGCGTTGGAGTGATGtgaaatggattttgagatattGTCAAGGTGCTAGTAATGTGTGTCTAAGTTATGGTGGATAGCAACCTACTTTGATAAGTTACACTGATTCATATATGGCAGGTGATGTTGATTTTAGAAAGTCAACATCTAGTTACTTGATCACATTAGCAGGTGGTGCGGTGTCGTGGCAATCAAGACTTCAAAAGTGTGTGGCAATTTCTTGTATAGATGCAGAGTTTATTGCAGTGGCAGAGGCTAGTATAGAATTGTTATGGATGAAAAAGTTTATATAGGAACTTAGTTTTGATCAATAAAAgtatattttgttttatgtgcGATTCATCTTGGCAAAAATTCTACCTTTCATACAAGATCGAAACATATTGTTGAGAGGTATCATTAGACAAGTAATGTGTTAAAAGCAAAACAACTTGAACTTGAGAAAATTCATACAGATGACAATGGTATTAATATGATGACTAAAGAATTGCCTTGTTCAAAGCTTGATGTGTTGTTCGATCATCGGTTTGGCAGGATCCTTTACATAGTCAGTGAAGGGAAAATGTGTTGGGTTGGATCTCCTTGATGTGGAGATCCAGATCtgagccaaaagaaaaaaaacatccatacttgaaaaaaatgaagaggagcatttttaataaatttagtGGACTAAAtctaagaattttaaaaaaatgggcTGAAAGAGAAGGACACCAATTTTTTGTGCAAGTTGGACTTTAGggttttcttctccttttttgtaAGTTATTCTtgaaaccaaagaagaaaagaaaggaaaagttcTTGTTCTCCATTGATTTTTGAAGCCATTACagagatttaaaagagagagaaagaaagattgaGAAGGGGAAATATTCCTTTACTGTTTGGGCATTTCTtccattcttcttctctttgtttattGAAGATTAGGGCAAGAGAAAGAGGGTTTCTTGTTGTGGGAAGATCATTGCTCTTAATTAGATGATATTCTTCCACTTCCTCCTCTTCATTTGCTtcattgtttctttattttggtGATTATTGGGCTTTTGGAGTGTAGGCATTATATCTTGTCCTCTTGTAATCATTTTCATATTACATAATGGATTTGTTTTTGGGTTGCTTTCAACCCGGTGGTATTTATCTCTCATTTTGAGAGGGTTTTATACGTTAAAATTAGCTCTTTTATTTCGCTTGAGATTATGATTTGATTGCTTGTTTCATTATTATgtattgaaatatatatatttgtgagaTTCCTTAGATGATAAGGGTTTTATTTTGGGTGGAAGAAGtattttgttttgtgtttgCACGAGAAATAGTTCTAACCGCATCATTGAGCTGCAGCTTAACGGTCACTTCCCCTCCGAATTGGGCATGCTCTTTGGTGGCATTCCCACCACCATTGCGAGGCTTACTACCCTCAGTACCTCTTTGACCCCATCCCCTCTTCCTTGGCCAACCTCGTGCACCTCAACTACATATCATGGCTATCATTCGTTAataacccaaattttttggaaatctatacttaacatttttcaaacattttacaACAGCTTTCAAGGAATTTCGACTTCAAACGcttcaatttctcttaattttgatcatttttttcttttatttgactatCAACTATATTTGTGatttatttggatctagttttagACTTTGGACACAAAGTCCAATCCCAATTTAAACTTATTTTACAATTCAAACTAGGATCCGGTCCAAAAACTCGTATAAAAACCCAAAACAAATCCCTAAATCTaaatatggatccaaatctCAGTTTTAGGTCCAAAATAGATcactagatccaaattcagatccaaataccAGCCCAGATCCAAACCAGATCTAAGTTATagctctagatccaaaatgaatccatatccaaatccaaattctaaaactagatccaaacaacaaatgtcaaacaaatggtataaacaaacttactattcaattgataatttgtaaacatttgagatgaTATAGCTGCTCTCATAGCATTGTTGCTTCCTTGCtgatgtgtttggcttgcaatttcAGGTTCACTTAAGACAAAGTTATCATTTGAAGGTgtatcttcatcatcaaattgctcggtgtttggattgtgttcaattatgaagttgtgcaaTACACATGTTGCAAGAACGATTTGAGCTTATTTTTGGAATGGATACTGGACTTGcattttaaatattgaaaaacGACCTTTCGACATGCCGAAAGTTCTTTCTTCTGTATTTCGGagtgatgaatgcctatggttgaataattcttcttCAGCTCTAGGTGAGCGTGCTCCCCGAGTGTTAAACTCAGACATATGATAACGATGCCCTCGATAAGGTGTTAGCAAACCGACAATGTTTGGAATCAGCAAGATAATATTTGCCTACAATTGAACACAATTTAGTTATACATTGATACATGCTTCTTAATAAAAGAGTGAATTGGTTGGTGGAACTACATACCTTCTGGGACAACAAACGGGTTTGTTTCATGATCAACTGCATTATACAATACTCTTGAGTCTgttgcacttccttcccatccAGCCAAAACATAGTGGAATCGATTGTCGAACCCGACCACAGCCAAAACGTAGTGGAATCGAGTGTCGAACCCGAACTATCATTGCCTATTGTCTAAGGCTCTAGCACAACACCTAAAACCCACAAAACCTGATTCCATTATCAGCCTTCCATTGAACAGAAATAAGGAAACATGGATACcaagatagagaaagagagagagtctctcattttgtttttggtaACCAGAAGAAACAAGACCAGAAAAAGAACGATCAGCAATGCATGGTTGTTGATTTTTAGTAACCAATTCCTGCATCCATTCGTTTATTCTTCTTGAATGTTCAGAAAAGCCCCCAAGATGTGTGTGTCTTTCATGCCAACTAGTTTAGAAGCTGCTAGCAGTGCAGAAAATGAGGAGACAATCGACAAAGACCACATCCCACATGGCCAGGAGGCCAGACTTGAgaccttgaagctgaagaagGACAAGAGTTCAATACCCAGATGAGTCTCTCTTGGCATCGACACAATCTTGTCATGAGCCttccaaagaaaaggaaaagtgaaacAGTGCAGAAGAATTGTTCACGTATCACAGACTACAGGAACAAATCTTTTACTACCCATTGTTGAGCAAACTGTGAAACATGCAAAGATAATGTAAGAGCTCCTACAAGGCTGATTTGATTCAGCAGAAAATGACAGGAAACTGGCCAGTTGAAAAGAGAATACCCAACTTCTGGTACCTACACCTTGGTTAACCCTGTACCCATTTGACGTAGCTTGAGACTTTTAAGTTGAAACAATCTGGTCATGAGCCTTCCCATGCTCAGCTTGTGCATCAAAGAAAGGACAGGGAGGACAGGGAGACAGTACACAAGAATTGTTCAAGTACCACAGGAAAGGTTACAGGAACAAAGTTTTACAACTCATTGTTGAGCAACTGCTAAACTTGCAAAGATAATGTAAGACCACCGATAGAGCTCATTTGATTTAGCAGAAGATGACAGGAAAATGCCCAGTTGGGAAGCAAATTTCAACTTCTGGACCactaaatgaaacaaaaataagaagatGACAAAAAATTTGAGCTTCTTGCCTCATGAAACAAACAAGGCCCTAGGATACACTAATTTCTCCCTTAAGGGTACTTGCAGAACCCAACAAAAGACACGGCTGTCTCAAACCTCCCAAAGAACAACCCGATACCAAAACCACCGAGAAATTTGCAGAGGTTTTCTGACTGTCACAAACCTGGAGAACATGGAAAAGATATTCTGGGCCAGTAAAGCAAGTAAGCAACCTATGCTAGAGTTGATCACTGATATGAACAAAAGAAGGCTTGCTCATAAGACGAGCAAGAGATTTGGTGCTTTCCTCATTTCGGCAGCCACCAGGCAATCGATTGAAAGGGAACTCAAAATCCACAAAGTATCTCGGATTTAAGCATAAAAagacagagcgagagaggaggagTAAGGAGCAACTGGCGGTGGAATTCTTCACGGTTCCATCAATACAAAAAGAAGcaatcaaagaaaaaacatcatgGGGCAGTAACAGAGGGCAACAAATCAACTTTTTCTCATCAAGATTTCatgtttatgcaaaaaaaaacatcaagccGGCAAAGAGAGACGCAAAGACAAGGTAGCAAATGAAACGCCCAAATCTAGAAGGAGGAGAAGCGAGAGAGATATTGAGCAACTCACGGGGCAGTAATAGAGGTGAAGGAGCGGCAACTATGGCAGTGGAGGATGCTGCCTGTCTATGCGTTTCTCTTCCCTGCCGGTGAGAAGCCACATAAGAACTAagggcaagagagaaagggagaaagcgaTGCcatcagaaagaaaaagggagaaagcaTACCGGTGGAGGAGCAGAGAGGCGATGATGGAACGGAGAGGCGACGGCGCAGTGGAGAGgcgaaatttcacccgcccatcaaacgtaGCTTACTCAGCCAAGTGTTCCTAAAAGCCAGTTTGTGAATCGTATTGGAAGTGAATTGGTCAATTCACTGTTTCAGAAAGGAAAGATGTTTAGAATAGTTTTCAGCAGTAGATAAATGAATAGGTAAAtgtaatataattaaaaataataaatttttaagaacATTAAGAGATTGTTTAAAAACTTTGCACATGCCAAACTTGAATctgtttgaaattgaatccgTTTGTCATTCATTGATTCTCTGTGGGCTCAGTTGCTAGATTGTCAATTTTTGTTATGAATTAGTGGAGCATTGctgacttaaaaaaaaaaaggagaggcaGGGACCACAAACCCAAAAAcgtgaaaaagaacaaaaagtaaTTGAAAACACTTGCATGAACTGCTTGAATGATTGGGGCCGACCTTTAATTGAAACGGTCCACTCTTCCATActtcattgtctttttcttgggggtaaaaaaaaaaattgtgagaaTTTGAgtccttttttcaaaaaatgtgacTTCTCTGCCCTTTGTTCCTGTGGTAATCTTAAAACGAGTTGCTAgtttttctaatgaaaaaaaCTTTGCTTTTTAATATGGGACATTATTCGTATGCCCAATCATTCAGTTACGTAGCCACTCCACTTTACCCCTCTGTGCAATTTGGAACCAAGTGGCCTCTACCAAAAATATGTGGCTGTCCCATATTTGGTTGCTCCGCTGTGGGACCCTTTTTCTCTAACGCCTGACGTATATGCTTGGAGCCGACCGATCTTGACATTTATAAGGATTCCCATATCGATCCGACCCGAGCTTGACCCCTTCATATCACGGACGATGGTAACAAGATTTGGTCACGTAGGCTGGACTTTGCCGCTAGAGCTTCTCCTGGTCGTCCGCACACACGACGCCAGTTTCCGGAAAAAACACATAAGTGCTGCCATGGAAATAGCTTATTGCTTCTGCAACTCGTCTATCATTGTCCTTTCCATCTTCCTCGTTATCATTTTTTGCCGGTTCTTGTCTAATCGATCCACCTTCAGGCTCCCACCTTCTCCACCTTCTCTCCCGATCTTGGGCCACGCTCACCTCTTACTCGGCAGCACCCCTCACTGTGCATTACAAAAGCTTAGCATTCGATACGGCCCACTCCTGTATCTCCGAATCGGCTGTGTGCCAGTAGTTGTCGCTTCCTCACCGTCGCTTGCCAGAGAATTCCTCAATGTCCATGGATCTTCCTTCTCCTCTCGTCCCCACATCACCCTACTGGACACTCTGTTGTACGGCCGACTTCGCATTTGCGCCAGTGGGGCCCTTATGGAAAACAATGAGGAAAACATGCATGGTGGAGCTCCTTGGCGGCAGGTCGCTCCGACGCTTCAGCTTCATTCGGCAGCAGGAGAACGGCTGCTTCTTACGGGCCATGATGGCGAGCGCTGGTGAGCCGGTGGACGTGTCGGCAAAGTTTGGGGAACTAACTGGCAACATCTTGGTGACGATGGCGACGGGGAAGAGGATAGAGAAGGCATCACGAGTGCTGGATTTGGTGCAGGAAGCATCTGAGATAGGCGGCCAGTTCTATCTTGGTGATTACTTCAAGTTTATGAGCAAGTGGGATGTGCAGGGATACAAGAAAAAGTGCAGAGATATTCATACTCGATGGTCTTATGGAGGAGGTGGTGAAGGAGCACCAGAGAATGGAGAAGACGGTGGAGAGTAAAGATATCATCGATGTTCTTCTAAAGAGCATAAAAAAAGacaaggaagagggagagatcACCAAGGAGAATGTCAAGTCTCTTATTTTGGTAAGAAACATGCACCAGTTCTCGCCCATGCCTCATCATGCTGCAGCCCATGCCTTAGTGTTATAACCATAGACatacaaaacatgttttttttttttttttttttttttgagaaaacacATATAAGTGGGCGAGAAATAAGTCAGTCGTTTAAAGCTTTTAAAAAAAcgttgtttttttcaaaatacgCCAAAACgaaaaattttaggtttttttttttacattttttaatgtcaacctacttgtttcattttttaacttttatttgttgcttatttacttttttttatttgtttattagtTTCTAacttattttagtttttcccTAATTtgaacgttttttttttaccttgggCAATAAAAAGCTTCATGAAAGTCCGAATGCTTAAAACTGTATAACATTTTGAAGAGATTTTATGAATAAACTCTTAAGACTCTTCTGAAATCATTTTTATTCTTCCAACttgtataattttctttttcagtcgATCGACATGTGTACTAATTAGCTAGATAATGTCGACCCTCACATTGTCTTTGTTTACTTTGTTCGTTTAGAAACCTATTTCTACAGATTTGAACTATAATGTAGCAAGCTGGTTTTTGCCGAGATCCCAAAATAATGGTTGAAATTATGTAGATAcgaaaccatttttttttacgtatttttttttctttattcaatttctGTTAGCTACAGGGAATATAAGGTTCCATGGGACCTAATCAAATCATTTTTGAATGGGCCCTCAACGTTGTTCATTGAGGGCCGCCATCTCTCCGTCACCAGTCACCACCAACCgagggtttcttttttttatttatttattaaaatatttaaaaaaaattgaattgaatattTTATTCTATTACCGGAAGAGAGCAGAAGCTCGGATCCAACCCCTCATCCATGACAACTCTATTTCTTACTTTATTACTTTAATACTGAAGGAGCCATTGTTTGAGAATTACATACAAAACTTGAGGGTCGCCTCTTTGATGATCAGTTTCAAAAGTTTGGCCGTTATATTTGATGTTTGCCCATTTGCTTGGCTCctattaataataaaatgtcatttcttattcATTGGTTATTGAATCTTGGATCGCTAAATCCATGCTGGTTTCGTTTTTGGATATATATCTTATTGTTATATTGTGTCCAAATATATTTTGGGCCCGGATGTGATTTCTGTCGAAGTCATTTAGCTTCTGATTTTATATCTAGTTAACGTTTAAGATCCATGGGTTGCAATTCAGTTTGGATATATTTTAAATCCAGATCTGGACTATCTATTTTGGATAATTTGGTTTGGGAACTAAATCCTGTTTGTATTGGATTACATCTTACTATGACACATTACAAACAAGTTAATTATCTGCATATTAGTTCCGCATTGTGCCTATTCTGATTATGATAATGTGATTGGATATGATATGCTTGCTATTCAGTTTGGAACCAACATTCTCTTGATCTAGAATATCAAATCTTGATTGTGTTTGACATTCTATTGAAACCTGTCACAGAAGCAACATCTGCAGTGGAATTAAATTGATCGACTTTGTGATATTAAGATTTCTACATATATGTTATTCTTGTGGCCAGATGAATGCTCCGGCCAAATTCAAACATATCCATCGATGTTGAATATGTAACGATTTGCCTGTGAACGATACGTAGGTTCTTATTATAAATCTGGATAGATATATTGTAACTCACTAAGATTTAGCATGAAGATGAAGCTAGCTTGTTAATGAAGCTCATACGCAGTAACGCAGATGAGTCCCTCAGTGGCAATTCGCGGAATTTGCTGGTTGGCTGCTTGTATAGATGGTGGCATGAATTCCAATGTCGTTCAACACTCCATTTGTTAATGCTTAATGCCTCCTACGCCTGTGACTGACGTTGTAAACTGTATTTTGCGCCAGTTTGATTTCTCTAACAGCTCCTCTATTGTGATTAGAGCAAATATCGAAACCTGGACTAAGTAATTGAATGATCGCTTGGAAGGTAGGGCGAGCTTGGAAACTGCCCTGGGTGCCTTAGTTTAGACGTGCTCTCCTTAATAGTATTTCAACTACTCCTTAATTGGACAAGTTTGCTGTCTGCAGGATGTGTTTTTTACAGGAATTCACACGGCATCAATTCCGTTGCAGTTCGGCTTGATGGAGCTTGTACGTCACCCTTCAGTGTTATTAAAAGCCCAAGCAGAGATGGATTCGGTTGTTGGCAAGAAGAGGCTGGTGGAAGAAAGAGACTTGGCCAACCTTCCTTACCTGAAGGCCATTGTGAAGGAGACACTGAGGCTGCACCCGGCAGTGCCAATGG from Nymphaea colorata isolate Beijing-Zhang1983 chromosome 6, ASM883128v2, whole genome shotgun sequence includes these protein-coding regions:
- the LOC116256606 gene encoding 3,9-dihydroxypterocarpan 6A-monooxygenase-like produces the protein MVTRFGHVGWTLPLELLLVVRTHDASFRKKHISAAMEIAYCFCNSSIIVLSIFLVIIFCRFLSNRSTFRLPPSPPSLPILGHAHLLLGSTPHCALQKLSIRYGPLLYLRIGCVPVVVASSPSLAREFLNVHGSSFSSRPHITLLDTLLYGRLRICASGALMENNEENMHGGAPWRQVAPTLQLHSAAGERLLLTGHDGERWDTRKSAEIFILDGLMEEVVKEHQRMEKTVESKDIIDVLLKSIKKDKEEGEITKENVKSLILDVFFTGIHTASIPLQFGLMELVRHPSVLLKAQAEMDSVVGKKRLVEERDLANLPYLKAIVKETLRLHPAVPMVPRASTEDCRVGEYDIPANTWVFVNVWAMGKDPWDSPSEFRPERFLGSPVNVKGEYFELLPFGSGLRMCPGSAHALLVFCTVLAGFIQCFDWEVDGGPKRLDVEERSGGMTVSMANKLICRPIPRFDALIVEYKSANEYLNDR
- the LOC116256824 gene encoding beta-amyrin 24-hydroxylase-like isoform X2; amino-acid sequence: MPENSSMSMDRPSPLVPASPYWTLCGTATMRKTCMVELLGGRSLRRFSFIRQQEIGCFLRVMMPSAGEPVDVSAKFGVLTGNILVRMATGRTIEKGSRVLDLVQEASEIGGQFYLGDYSKFMSRWDVQGYKKKCRDIHERLDGLMEEVVKEHQSRRMEKTVEGKDIIDVLLKSIKEDKEEGGLTEEDVKSLILDVYVGGFHTASIPLQFGLMELVRHPSVLLKAQEEMDSVVGKKRLVEERDLANLPYLEAIVKETLRLHPPVPMVPRASTEDCRVGEYDIPANTWVFVNVWAMGKDPCLWDSPSEFRPERFLGSPVNVKGEYFELLPFGSGLRMCPGSAHALLVFRTVLACLIQCFDWEVDGGPKRLDVEERSAGMTVSMANKLICRPIPRFDALIVEYKSANESLNYR
- the LOC116256824 gene encoding beta-amyrin 24-hydroxylase-like isoform X1, with amino-acid sequence MPENSSMSMDRPSPLVPASPYWTLCGTATMRKTCMVELLGGRSLRRFSFIRQQEIGCFLRVMMASAGEPVDVSAKFGVLTGNILVRMATGRTIEKGSRVLDLVQEASEIGGQFYLGDYSKFMSRWDVQGYKKKCRDIHERLDGLMEEVVKEHQSRRMEKTVEGKDIIDVLLKSIKEDKEEGGLTEEDVKSLILDVYVGGFHTASIPLQFGLMELVRHPSVLLKAQEEMDSVVGKKRLVEERDLANLPYLEAIVKETLRLHPPVPMVPRASTEDCRVGEYDIPANTWVFVNVWAMGKDPCLWDSPSEFRPERFLGSPVNVKGEYFELLPFGSGLRMCPGSAHALLVFRTVLACLIQCFDWEVDGGPKRLDVEERSAGMTVSMANKLICRPIPRFDALIVEYKSANESLNYR